The genomic interval TCCATCAGGAAGACAGAGGAAGTGGTGAGCACCATGCTAGCCAAGGGCTATGTTCTTGGCAAGGATGCACTGCAAAGAGCTAGATCCTTCGACGAACGACACCAATTACTCTCATCCACCATTACCTCACTCGACCAAAGGATTGGACTGAGCGAGAAGATCAGCAGCAGCACAGCTGCAGTCAGTGGGAAGTTGAGGGAGGTGGATGAACAACTGCAAGTATCCGAGATCGCAAGGTCTGCCCTTGCAGCGACTGAGCAAACCATCATGAGCATTCCCTATGTGTCGACCGGTGCATCGTGGGTCACAAGTGCATTCGGCAGAGTGCTGAAGGCGGCTGAGGATGTTAGTGTGATGACAAAGGAGAAGGTAGAGATGGCAGAATTCATGCAGAGGCAAGAGATGGTGGATGAGTTTGCTAAGCTCTATCTAGATGACTCCTCACCGAGAGTAATTGTGGGGGCTGTTCCCTCTAGTTCTTCAATGGATGATAGGAAACTATGAATCACATGACATTTTTGAATGGATCACGTTGCTGTGAATTGAGTACCGGCTGATCTATGCGACAGTGATTACCATCCACGTTTGTTTTTTGGCTTTTTGAGGACAAAGGCATGTTGGCATATATGGCCTATTTTGATTCTCTCAGAgtttatatatttgtttgtttgttttatttttaaacatACTGTAAATGTCAATTATCGGTGGGAACTTCTTATGATCATAGATGATGTAAAATCTTATACTAAGATAAGCGGTGCCAATGGAGCTAATTACATTGTTATCATAGAGCTATGCAATGACAGTGTAAATAAATGATGTAAAATCTCATATTATGATTGTTCAGTGTTAATCAACTTGAGCTATATACTTCTTTTAGGGATGCttggtaatttttaattttaaattttcatattcTTTATTATAACATTTAATTTTATGCTAAACTTGAGTTGGCTAAGCACGAAACTCTGAGTCTATTGAACTAGTGTTGGATTCAACCTAAGTCATGTCAACTCTACATAGGTCTGCACTGGCCAAGCCCGACACATGTTAAATAAGTGAAGAGTGAAAAATAGATAAGACTtcaatttgatagaaataaaTATTTCAGTTCGTCGAAAACAAATTAAATATTCATaggaaataaaataattattcttACAAACCAATAAACCATTATTTCAATCTTCTTACGAATATCATACACATGTTTAATATTCTGTAATTATCCAATTATAACCTTTTTTGCACACTAaacaacaacatcatcaaatttCAGAATAACCTCAGAAACTCATGTTCATGGTTGCAAGAGTTCATTCAAACAGCATGCAAAATATACTccagaagagaaggaaaaaaaactgaTTAATAATACATTAAGAGATTGAATGCATTAAGACTGAATATCCATGTACAAGGAATGGAAACAAGGCCATATAGTAAGAAATCCCTATTCAGTCAAGAACAATGCTAGAGCAAACCGCCTGAATCCCTTCAATTACCTAGGGTAAAAGATTTTTGCAGTTTTAGAAACACATCAAATACTGCAATGATGCAGACCAGTACATCACTCGAAAACCAAATGTCAAGAACACATCTTTGATGTATATATCATGCAAGAATTTCTCTGACGAGCCAGTCTAAGACAGGGTAGGCAAAGTATATCATTAGAAAGGACGGCAATGCAAACAGGATAGTGATTATGATAAAAACCACTAGAATGGCAGCGCTTGCAGGGATAACATACACTACAATGAGAAGGAAGACAATCACCAGCGGAAACTTGGCGGTTACTCGTATGAAGAGATCCACAGCCTTGCGTAGCGCAGCATGTATTGTCTGTATGTTGAAGTAGTTACCAGAGGGAGGGCCTGAAGAAGTTTGCCTGTGGTGTGTGTTTTCTCCAATGGGTGATTGTGTTCGTTGGAGGCTCCGGTGGTAGGAACCATGACTAGATCTTGCAAGGTTGCCAGCTGACTGCAAGAGAGAATCATGTTCTGCGTGATTGATGATGGTCGATGTTCGCCTGTCACCATTCATTCTCTCAACCATCCAAAGGAGGAAGTAGTTTTTGCGGGGAAATGCAAGGTTGCCCTTGTACATAAACCGTAAGGACAAGAAATTGCACCATGGACAGGAGATCATGAAAGGTAGCTGAATTGGTGTGTTGGGGAACTTGACGATAGCCCATTTAAGACCCAGGATGCAAGTTTTGCAGAGTGTGTGCCCACACCACAGGACATAAGGCACATTCTCAACAATATTAAATGATTCCCAGCAAATTGGACACTCAAAACCTTCTTCTTTGCTGGAGCAGGAAGAAACCTCATCATCGGAACAATCAAGACTAGCCATGGTTGATTTCGTAGAATTGGTATTGGGCACAAAACTCCACATTTCAGTTCTGAAACTGTTTATGAAGAACTGAAATTGGACAATCGATCACAAACACCCACTCGTTGTCAGACATACCTGGAAACCTCTAAATTGGTCCTGAAATATGCAGGAAAACAAGGTGCCACTCTCATTCAATCTCAAACAAGCTGGTCTTATTAACATGGACATTACATTCAATGTATTGATCTTTTAGATGAAACAAAAGCTCTTTCACATAGGCAATTGCTAGAATCAatataaaaattcttttgacttaaTTCTAATTTTTTGTTTACCAGAATAATACTTATGCATCCTGATGCCACAAATTATGAAGAAGGTCTACACAAAACAAACTTTCAACAATACTGCGATGATTAAAGatgttttgaaagaaaaaaaaaagaacggaACTTAAATAAACCAGTTTCAAATCAATGGCTCTCTTCTTTCGAAGAAGAGGGACTCTTTTTCTGTAGTAGGAAAAGTGAAATTAAATTACCAGAACAGCACTCATATATCCTTCGAaacggaaatttttaaataaaatatgcaTAAACATGAAGTTTTAAAAATCCTACAAAGCTCAAAGATGtctttggaagaagaagaagaaaaaatcttCAAgttatctctcaaagaaaacagACATGTATTTTATCCATTTTTCTTTTTTGAGGAAAGAGGAATTGATCTCCAGTTTATAAgctcaaagaatatcaaaaaCATAATTCAAGGCACAAATAATTTGTCAATGGCACAAGAATACAAAGATGAAAGATAAAGTATATAAAACACAGTCGGTCACAAGAgaaaaaattaaaccaaatctaGTTAGAATTGCAATCAAACTGCGTTTGGTCGAAAATTAAAAACCCTAGAATCCCCAAACGCCAGATCGCGTGATTGTGAAACATAAAACTCGATTAAGGAACTACGAATTTCTTCTTTATATGCTCAAATCAACAAAAATATAAGCGGCGAAGACGAAAAAGAATACCCAACATCACTTAAAATCCAACCCTTTCCCGcacaaaaagaaaaatcaactttttCCTCGATCAGCAGTAGAAATGCCAAAGAAATCGAGCTTACCCGGAAGGCATGGAAACGGATCGGAGAAaggaaaatgaaaagaagaattTCATGGAAGCGGGGAGTTCTTGGCGAGATCTACAGACGTTGAGGAAGAAAACAAGCTGTTCGCCAAATTCGTCGATCGTTTTGGACGACGTCGAATGGGCACTTATTGTCGTCTTCCTGTGCCTTTCGATCTCATCTTTGCCCTTCATAACACATCGGACGGTTGAAAAAAATCACTGGAGTCTAGCTAATTTTGCTGGCTTCTTGACCACATTTAATAATCGTTTTATATAATTCTCAATATATGTTTTTCAATAAATCAATTTCTCAATTAATTCTCTTGTGTCATCGTATTAATTGCATCATAAATATAAATACATTCAAATAGATAATATAAAAATAACAATACTTTTTTAAAATTCAGTGTGATCCAagtatatgctatgaaatttactaatttttaaaaatatattatttttataaatggt from Zingiber officinale cultivar Zhangliang chromosome 6B, Zo_v1.1, whole genome shotgun sequence carries:
- the LOC121990413 gene encoding binding partner of ACD11 1-like, whose amino-acid sequence is MTQVAYVTFNDAQAVDTALLLSGSMIIVDHVVTVTPVENYQLPPEATNFQEKSLPVDGSIRKTEEVVSTMLAKGYVLGKDALQRARSFDERHQLLSSTITSLDQRIGLSEKISSSTAAVSGKLREVDEQLQVSEIARSALAATEQTIMSIPYVSTGASWVTSAFGRVLKAAEDVSVMTKEKVEMAEFMQRQEMVDEFAKLYLDDSSPRVIVGAVPSSSSMDDRKL
- the LOC121993160 gene encoding uncharacterized protein LOC121993160 — protein: MWSFVPNTNSTKSTMASLDCSDDEVSSCSSKEEGFECPICWESFNIVENVPYVLWCGHTLCKTCILGLKWAIVKFPNTPIQLPFMISCPWCNFLSLRFMYKGNLAFPRKNYFLLWMVERMNGDRRTSTIINHAEHDSLLQSAGNLARSSHGSYHRSLQRTQSPIGENTHHRQTSSGPPSGNYFNIQTIHAALRKAVDLFIRVTAKFPLVIVFLLIVVYVIPASAAILVVFIIITILFALPSFLMIYFAYPVLDWLVREILA